TAAATGGAAGTATATACATTTCCTAAACATTGGATATAGATCTTAAAAGTTAGAGTCaatataaatatgtaataaaagTAAGTGATGCATGttgtatattataaaataaaatcatcgGTCAAAATTTCCTTCCGGCTGTGGACGTTTGCCTTAATCAATACTATGAATACTACTTACTATATGAAGATAcatcaataaaatataatggATTCTAAGATTAAATATATTGTAATGAAAAAGATCTAATTCGCTATAATTACACCAAAGTTAGACACTATTAGTTCACAGGAAGAATTATTTAATAAGTtttaaaaaagtgaaaaagggactaTATCACTATATCAAGAGTGAGTGGTGGCGACAGCTacaatctctctttttttttttgcttgccCTCTGGCAATTATATTATTACACACTTTAGCGCTTAGATTCATTGTATAAAAACAACTTTATCTttaagaattatatatataacagcTAATCTTAATTCAAGTATGTTGGAAATAAgatctattatattattctgcATATGTTCTATAGCAAATCTTTTAGGCTGGATAATATTATTAGTTGTGTGAGTGATTATTGAATAATGTATGATtatctttattaattaatttgatcaatCTAACATTAAACCCTTTTATTTCTAGCTAATTGTGCAAAATTACGACAATTATAGTTATTTTATGATGAAGATAGAATTACAGAGGTTAATATTGAGCTTATTGTAGTGTTTGAGTTACAACCTAATTAATAGTACCAACTAAAATCTGATGATATTGATGTAGTATAGCATTTATATAGTGataatgatttaaatatgaactTTTAATATCAAATGGTAGTAGTACAACTCTTAATATAAATTCTGACTAAAAATTTCTGCATCTCGATTGGTTATTTTCATATAGTAGTACATTATTATATCGAGACAAGTTCTGTGATTTTTATTCAGGTGATTAGAGTAGCGaatttaaataactaaaatgtaGATTTGGTTAcgtttttctatatatatatattcagtGTGGAAATCAAGTCACGTGTAGCTGCACATATTTTGTTGATCAAtttcatctttcttttcttgatagAAAATTTCGGCCTTTGAAGTTGCCTATTTTTGGTTGAAAATGGAACAGATTGTTGCAGTTTGTTTTGGCACATATTCAAATAGGGGAGAAAAAAAAGCGTCACGGCCTTTTATAGGATATGAAAAGTATATGAACATTTTTTAAATGAGTTATGTTACTTATAGATATCAgtatcaaatattaaaattcctTGCCTACCAAAAAGAGTGTCAAATAGCATCCCTTCCATGCCTACTTTAATCTGTCTTTATTCCTTGTTTAAATTAGGaaatataattatcaatttatAAGAGCATGTATTAATTGGACTCTGTGATTCGATTGGAAAATTCGAATCCTCTATTTTGTAAATCAAAACAACTGGTGATTGGCTTTTTTATAAGATATGACAGAGGCTCAAAATTCAAACATTGCATGTGATTAGTGATACTACTTTGTGAAGACaggcattaaaagaaaaatatttaaaatttatgcatcttAAGAGTTTCCCATGTTATTTATTGTATGCCACCAAAACTTTGGATTTTAGATTTTTGTCGCCTGAGAGATTCGAACTCTCGCGGGGAAACCCCATGTACTTAGCAGGCACACGCCTTAACCACTCGGCCAAAGCGACGAGGTTGAAAAGGTGCTGCTATAGTTTATATTTAATCATCATAACACCTTTCTTCGAGTGTAATATGAACAAACAAGGGAGCTACCCCgaatgatataaaaaaaatgtcagAGCTCGGAGGATTCGTGGGATAAGAAATTACTATATGAATAAACATATGTGCTAATTGAGGttgttaaaaataagaaaaagagaagaatgaagaataaTAGAACACACTATACAAACTTTAGGATCATTTCTCTGACTTCTTCAATGACTAGCCAGGCCTTGTGGCCTCCAATCACCTCTGCTTTCATCTCCCCATCTTTCCACAACTGAATTGTTGGCATTTTCTAAAGTGGCATAACATCATCATCAGAAAAGAAATATCAAAGAACATGTTATGACATTCTAGTGATCATACTCACAGAGATATTGCCACGCTTCACTAGAGTCTGAGGCACTTTATTCACATCCACGTAATAAAATTTGATCCTGAAACAGTGACAAAGTAAGAAAAACAAATGAATTATCACCATTTCAAGATGATGTTAATATTAATGTCATTGAAGGCTCAattttaaaagaagaataatttaCTTTGTGTCATACTCCGCAGCCAATTTCTCCAACTTGGGCTTCAAATATATGCATTTACGGCACCAAGCAGCCATCCTAtattcacaaaaataaatacaagttgatttttttaaagtagCAAGAAACTTCATTCTCAATGTTCTTTCAACAATCTTAGATATTAGATattgaaaaagacaaaaaagtcCTCAAAAATATCTAGCTACAGTAGATGTGGCTTGACATAAATATCTTGTTATGTGTATAGCAATAGCATAGAACTAATTAAGAATAAGAAGATGGAAAGAACATAAATACCAATCAATGATGATGGGTTGTGAATTTTGCTGAGCATGAAGCAGAATTTGATCAAGGTGCTCACTATCATCAATGGATTCCATCTCTATGACACTTGGTCTTGACAAATCTGGCCACGTCGCTTCAACTCTCAAATTCCTCCGCCTAATCCTCTGCCCAAAAGAAGCGTTCCCGCAACCACCACTACTCTTCAATGAAGATAAAAACACGTATCTGCCACTACTACTACTTACCAA
This portion of the Arachis duranensis cultivar V14167 chromosome 6, aradu.V14167.gnm2.J7QH, whole genome shotgun sequence genome encodes:
- the LOC107492880 gene encoding thioredoxin-like 3-1, chloroplastic, yielding MSATGLLYPHILYGEVVVYQRDQQHQHQHQCLVSSSSGRYVFLSSLKSSGGCGNASFGQRIRRRNLRVEATWPDLSRPSVIEMESIDDSEHLDQILLHAQQNSQPIIIDWMAAWCRKCIYLKPKLEKLAAEYDTKIKFYYVDVNKVPQTLVKRGNISKMPTIQLWKDGEMKAEVIGGHKAWLVIEEVREMILKFV